The following proteins come from a genomic window of Sphaerisporangium rubeum:
- a CDS encoding class I SAM-dependent methyltransferase, which translates to MTQQIVERYGDHIFNHAAASEDERLGALAAELDPVTFRRLGSLPMQRDWRCLELGAGTGSVARWMAARCPEGGVVATDLDLELVRRNDGDAGVTWTHHDLTRDEFPPGSFDLIHARYLFCHLRSRDTDLARVMRWLTPGGWLVLEEPARFPIDASPDHAYRTTGMGVFAALEERIGTDCDWPRDLEGHLSRAGFTELDSDVAYSLAGGGRPMGRFWELTVEQLAPVLCEMDGITPDMVADTLVRLRDPGFREPGMATVGVIGRRPVS; encoded by the coding sequence ATGACGCAGCAGATCGTGGAGCGGTACGGCGACCACATCTTCAACCACGCCGCCGCCTCCGAGGACGAGCGCCTCGGCGCGCTGGCCGCCGAGCTCGACCCCGTGACGTTCCGCCGGCTCGGCTCCCTGCCGATGCAGCGCGACTGGCGCTGCCTGGAACTCGGCGCCGGCACGGGAAGCGTCGCCAGGTGGATGGCGGCCCGCTGCCCCGAAGGCGGGGTCGTCGCCACCGACCTGGACCTCGAACTGGTGCGCCGCAACGACGGCGACGCCGGGGTCACCTGGACCCACCACGACCTGACGCGCGACGAGTTCCCCCCTGGCTCGTTCGACCTGATCCACGCCAGGTACCTGTTCTGCCACCTGCGCAGCCGCGACACCGACCTCGCCAGGGTCATGCGGTGGCTGACCCCCGGCGGGTGGCTGGTGCTGGAGGAGCCGGCGCGGTTCCCCATCGACGCCTCACCCGACCACGCCTACCGCACGACCGGCATGGGGGTGTTCGCGGCGCTCGAGGAACGCATCGGCACCGACTGCGACTGGCCGCGTGACCTGGAAGGTCACCTGAGCCGGGCCGGGTTCACCGAGCTGGACTCCGATGTGGCGTACTCGCTCGCGGGTGGCGGACGGCCCATGGGCCGGTTCTGGGAGCTGACCGTGGAGCAGCTCGCGCCGGTGCTGTGCGAGATGGACGGCATCACCCCCGACATGGTGGCCGACACGCTGGTGCGGCTGCGCGACCCGGGTTTCCGCGAGCCCGGCATGGCGACGGTCGGCGTCATCGGCCGCAGGCCGGTGAGCTGA
- a CDS encoding metallophosphoesterase family protein, whose product MRIVAISDTHGPRRWKSCPPAVAEHLRGADLILHAGDICTAAVLDELAAYAPVRAVKGNNDGPDVTAPETLELDLGGLRVAMIHDSGPAAGRWTRLRRRFPDADLVVFGHSHIPLDHEEQGLRIFNPGSPTDRRRQPHGTVGLLDVADGRLLAARIVPVT is encoded by the coding sequence ATGAGGATCGTGGCGATCTCCGACACCCATGGCCCGCGCCGCTGGAAGTCCTGTCCGCCGGCCGTGGCCGAGCACCTGCGCGGCGCCGACCTGATCCTGCACGCCGGCGACATATGCACGGCCGCCGTGCTGGACGAGCTGGCGGCCTACGCTCCGGTGCGGGCCGTCAAAGGCAACAACGACGGCCCGGACGTGACGGCCCCCGAGACGCTGGAGCTGGATCTCGGCGGCCTGCGGGTCGCGATGATCCACGACAGCGGCCCGGCGGCCGGCCGCTGGACGCGCCTGCGCCGCCGTTTCCCTGACGCGGACCTGGTGGTGTTCGGCCACTCGCACATCCCGCTCGACCACGAGGAGCAGGGCCTGCGCATCTTCAACCCCGGCTCGCCGACCGACCGCCGCCGCCAGCCGCACGGCACCGTCGGCCTGCTCGACGTGGCGGACGGCCGCCTGCTCGCCGCGCGTATCGTCCCGGTCACCTGA